The Rhodococcus antarcticus DNA segment CGTCCATGGTGCGGGGCAACCTCGGGGCGGCCATGCAGGGCCTGGCCGTGGTACCGCTGCTCGCGGGCTACGACGTCGACGCCGTGGATCCCGCGCGGGCCGGGCGCATCGTGTCCTACGACGTCACCGGCGGCCGGTACGAGGAGCACTCCGGCTACCACGCCGTGGGGTCGGGCTCCCTGTTCGCCCGCTCAGCCCTCAAGAAGCGCTACGAGGCCGGGTCGGACGAGCCGACCGCCCTGCGCACGGCCATCGAGGCGCTGTACGACGCCGCCGACGACGACTCCGCGACCGGCGGGCCGGACCTGGTGCGCGGGCTGTACCCCGTCGTCATCACCATCACCGGCGAGCACGGTGCGGTCCGCGTGCCCGACGCGGCCACGGCCGAGGTGGCCGCCGCCGTGGTGGCCGACCGACACTCCCGCCCCGGCGGCTGAACGGCCAGCCAGCACCCAGCCCCGCCAGCACCCAGCCCCGCCAGCCCGTCCCGCGAGCCCGTACCCCGAGCAGGAGCTGACCACCGTGACGATGCCCTACTACGCCTCCGCCGAGCAGATCATGCGCGACCGCTCGGAGCTGGCCCGCAAGGGCATCGGACGTGGGCGCAGCGTGGTGGTGCTCACCTACGCCGACGGTGTGCTGTTCGTCGCGGAGAACCCCTCCTCGACGCTGCACAAGGTCAGCGAGATCTACGACCGCATCGGGTTCGCCGCCGTGGGCAAGTACAACGAGTTCGAGAACCTGCGGCGGGCCGGCATC contains these protein-coding regions:
- the prcB gene encoding proteasome subunit beta; translated protein: MLPGRREGTGVAHEGLAPHGTTIVALTYSGGVLIAGDRRATMGNLIAVRDIEKVFVTDSHSAVGIAGTAGVAIELVRLFAVELEHYEKIEGRPLSLDGKANRLASMVRGNLGAAMQGLAVVPLLAGYDVDAVDPARAGRIVSYDVTGGRYEEHSGYHAVGSGSLFARSALKKRYEAGSDEPTALRTAIEALYDAADDDSATGGPDLVRGLYPVVITITGEHGAVRVPDAATAEVAAAVVADRHSRPGG